The proteins below come from a single Gossypium raimondii isolate GPD5lz chromosome 2, ASM2569854v1, whole genome shotgun sequence genomic window:
- the LOC105788786 gene encoding probable protein phosphatase 2C 24 encodes MAEIYRGVMNEGEASSTGCKPSSRATTSRRRMKIRRIKFVDVTPSEAENGRRRHKFQVYAASFSLDRENREGNSISDEGEKQTVIHKKFKSKTKGSPSLLMPVIGSEMYPKFGAASVCGRRRDMEDAVAIRPSFHRQGQDSADVGFHYFGVYDGHGCSHVATRCRERLHELVKEELECEQQWKSAMERSFKRMDNEVIKWNESVVGANCRCELQSPECDAVGSTAVVSIVTSDKIVVANCGDSRAVLCRKGKPVPLSSDHKPDRPDELDRIQEAGGRVIYWDGPRVLGVLAMSRSIGDTYLKPYVSCEPEVTVTDRTVDDECLIIASDGLWDVVSNDTACRVARMCLRGKVDVRAPPCLVKGMEGEVVVGSTKGGEGGEISDKTCSDASLLLTKLALARHSTDNVSVVVVDLKRAT; translated from the exons ATGGCGGAGATCTATCGCGGAGTGATGAACGAAGGTGAAGCATCATCAACAGGTTGTAAACCGAGTTCACGTGCAACAACCTCGAGACGTAGGATGAAGATCAGACGGATCAAATTCGTGGACGTGACTCCATCGGAGGCTGAGAACGGCCGTAGACGCCACAAGTTTCAGGTATACGCGGCCTCATTTTCTCTAGACCGTGAAAACAGAGAAGGTAATTCTATATCCGATGAAGGGGAAAAACAGACagtaatacataaaaaattcaaatcgaaaACGAAGGGAAGTCCCTCGCTTTTGATGCCTGTCATCGGTTCAGAGATGTATCCTAAATTTGGCGCTGCTTCGGTTTGTGGAAGGCGGAGAGACATGGAAGACGCCGTCGCTATTCGCCCTTCGTTTCACCGCCAAGGACAGGATTCTGCCGACGTTGGCTTCCACTATTTTGGCGTCTACGATGGCCACGGTTGCTCTCAC GTGGCGACGAGGTGCAGAGAGCGGTTACATGAGCTGGTCAAAGAAGAGCTGGAATGCGAGCAACAATGGAAAAGTGCGATGGAGCGTAGCTTcaagcgcatggataacgaagtcaTCAAGTGGAACGAGAGCGTCGTCGGAGCTAATTGCCGATGCGAGTTACAGTCTCCGGAGTGCGACGCCGTTGGCTCTACCGCAGTCGTCTCTATCGTTACGTCCGATAAAATCGTCGTTGCAAACTGCGGTGATTCTAGAGCTGTTTTGTGTCGTAAAGGCAAGCCAGTTCCGTTATCGTCTGATCACAAG CCGGATCGACCGGATGAGCTAGACCGGATTCAAGAAGCCGGCGGTCGGGTCATTTACTGGGATGGCCCTCGAGTTCTCGGTGTCCTCGCAATGTCCAGATCTATAGGTGATACCTACTTGAAACCTTACGTGAGCTGTGAACCGGAGGTTACAGTAACTGATCGGACGGTAGATGACGAATGTTTGATAATAGCGAGTGACGGTTTATGGGATGTGGTGTCGAATGATACTGCATGCAGGGTGGCGCGTATGTGTTTGAGGGGAAAGGTCGACGTACGCGCGCCGCCATGTTTGGTTAAAGGGATGGAAGGGGAGGTGGTCGTAGGGTCAACGAAAGGAGGGGAAGGGGGAGAGATCTCGGACAAGACATGCAGTGACGCGTCGTTATTGCTGACGAAGCTGGCATTGGCGAGGCATAGTACCGATAATGTAAGCGTAGTCGTGGTGGATCTAAAGAGAGCCACGTAG